A genomic segment from Glycine soja cultivar W05 chromosome 18, ASM419377v2, whole genome shotgun sequence encodes:
- the LOC114397338 gene encoding uncharacterized protein LOC114397338, translating into MSNHKSTESAIKNLEIQVGQLAKQIVDNSSGSFGANTENNPKEECEAVMTRGKKAIMVEDERGNNDEQELDLLTKKSKYIHSDNTVVEGKYSAVIQRILPPKHKDPGSVTIPCFIGPVSAGKALIDLGTNINLMPLSMCRRIEELEIMPTRMTLQLADRSITRPYGVIEDVLVRVQQFTFPANFVVIDIEEDAEIPLILGRPFMLTANCVVDMGKANLEMGIDDQKITFKLFDAAKHSLDRDICSKMNEVENEMVLMARAKLAPDP; encoded by the exons ATGTCAAATCACAAGAGCACAGAGTCTGCTATAAAGAACCTGGAAATTCAAGTAGGACAACTGGCTAAGCAGATAGTCGATAATTCTTCTGGAAGCTTTGGGGCTAATACTGAGAACAATCCCAAAGAAGAATGCGAAGCTGTCATGACACGAGGCAAGAAGGCAATCATGGTGGAAGATGAAAGGGGGAATAACGATGAACAAGAGCTA GATCTGCTGAccaaaaagagtaaatatatcCATAGTGATAATACCGTGGTTGAAGGAAAATACAGTGctgttatacaaagaatccttCCACCTAAACATAAGGATCCAGGGAGTGTCACAATCCCTTGCTTTATCGGTCCAGTGTCAGCTGGTAAAGCCCTCATTGACTTAGGGACCAACATAAATTTGatgcctctctccatgtgcagGAGGATTGAAGAGCTGGAAATTATGCCAACAAGAATGACACTACAGCTGGCAGATCGTTCCATTACAAGGCCTTATGGCGTGATAGAAGATGTTCTAGTCAGGGTGCAGCAGTTTACCTTCCCTGCGAACTTTGTTGTCATCGATATTGAAGAGGATGCTGAAATCCCACTGATTCTAGGTCGTCCCTTCATGCTAACCGCCAATTGTGTAGTGGATATGGGGAAGGCTAACCTGGAAATGGGTATAGATGATCAGAAGATCACATTCAAATTATTTGATGCAGCAAAGCACTCACTTGATCGGGATATCTGTTCCAAGATGAATGAAGTTGAGAATGAGATGGTTCTGATGGCTAGAGCCAAGCTTGCTCCAGACCCTTAA